A genomic region of Runella rosea contains the following coding sequences:
- a CDS encoding efflux RND transporter permease subunit has product MKSIYSFLLGFSVLSLVGLLLVPRLSVQLAPSGGGQNITVSYTWSGASPLTLEAQVTALLEGTFSTVQGVKKVSSVSGYGYGYVSLELDKNADADALRLEVASLVRQVYKRLPAGISYPQVALNTPNQQERQKPLLTLQLDGPAAAATLREYAEEQLKPTLAQVRGVYQVEISGGSRQEWVVNYHADALKNLQLTENQIINAIQQHFRQEALGSLAQPNGQKLSVSMAPLSNGSESRPTGDGEGPPRGEVTLSNIPIANLSGRIVRLGEVATISRQEQPATAFYRVNGQNALNMTLSAAAGANQLKVAQEVRKRITTLQQQLPTGYQLRTEYDATQYIEENLQRIGIQSGFAVLILFLFVLLTTRSWGYMALIGVSMVVCLLLSVILFYIFRVEIHLYSLAALTTSLGIIIDNVIVMIDHYRRYRNLRVFSALLGATLTTCAGLAVIWFLPDEARVDLLDFAVVMVITLGVSLVVAVGFVPALMDSSSKSMALTNPERQKATLPRGEALYGDILRLLVRFRKTTILSGILLFGTPIFLLPNQLEKESSLATYYNPLFGNEWFNDQIRPILNKWLGGTLRLFVNYVYEGAYFGKSERTALYVVAELPNNSTIEQMNLVFKRLENELKTYPEVDRFITQIYNGQQGSMVVYFKKNHEDGSFPYQLKNRTIALSTEMSGISWNIYGVGQGFSQSLEENQTPSFNVRMLGYNYQQLEDQATRLKTLLEVHPRIQEVNINRGMGMFSNKNLYEYALQTQNSRLAMHSTTLSGIYEGLHQRSNQPTDDIYTFMENKYEPIKVIPAQARTFDVYQLNNQLFQSGSAPYKLRALATVTKEKVIPEIFKEDQQYVRMVSFEYFGSGHFGDKFLTKTLEEFRPTLPVGYTVKKSEYNWFSEETRTQYELIGLVMVLIYIICAVIFESLLQPLALIGMIPLSYVGVFLAFYWFDYNFDQGGYASFVLLAGNVVCAGIFIITEWNIMQKSDPKRPPFALYLRAVHHKVRPILLTVLSTVVGLVPFLLYENEPFWFALGVGTIGGLLMSLLVLLFFLPVFLIKKRDFVSNDYIYT; this is encoded by the coding sequence ATGAAAAGTATTTATTCCTTTTTATTGGGTTTTTCCGTACTCAGTTTGGTGGGGCTATTGCTGGTACCGAGGCTGTCGGTGCAGTTGGCCCCGTCGGGCGGGGGGCAAAACATCACCGTCAGCTACACTTGGTCGGGAGCCTCGCCGCTCACGCTGGAGGCGCAGGTCACTGCATTGCTGGAGGGTACGTTTAGTACGGTGCAGGGAGTAAAAAAAGTATCGTCGGTGTCTGGGTATGGCTACGGCTATGTGTCGTTGGAGTTAGACAAAAACGCCGATGCCGATGCCCTGCGGCTTGAGGTGGCGTCGTTGGTTCGGCAGGTGTACAAGCGGCTACCCGCTGGGATAAGCTACCCTCAAGTAGCCCTCAATACCCCCAACCAACAAGAGCGCCAAAAGCCCCTGCTTACCCTCCAACTTGATGGCCCCGCTGCGGCCGCTACGCTCCGCGAGTATGCCGAGGAACAACTCAAGCCCACATTGGCCCAAGTACGGGGTGTGTATCAAGTAGAAATCAGCGGCGGCAGCCGCCAAGAGTGGGTAGTGAACTACCATGCCGATGCACTCAAAAACTTACAACTAACTGAAAATCAAATAATTAATGCTATACAGCAACACTTCCGTCAAGAAGCCCTCGGGAGCCTAGCCCAACCCAACGGCCAAAAATTATCCGTAAGTATGGCTCCCCTCTCCAACGGATCGGAGTCGCGACCGACAGGGGACGGGGAGGGTCCGCCGCGCGGTGAGGTTACCCTGAGCAACATCCCCATCGCCAATCTTTCCGGGCGCATCGTCCGCTTGGGAGAAGTGGCCACCATCTCACGCCAAGAGCAGCCTGCTACGGCTTTTTACCGTGTCAACGGCCAAAATGCGTTGAATATGACCCTGTCTGCAGCGGCAGGAGCGAATCAATTGAAGGTAGCGCAGGAAGTGCGAAAACGCATCACTACCCTCCAACAACAATTGCCCACCGGCTACCAACTCCGCACCGAATACGACGCTACGCAATACATCGAAGAAAACCTGCAACGCATTGGTATTCAGTCAGGTTTTGCGGTGTTGATTCTGTTTTTGTTTGTGCTGCTCACTACCCGCAGTTGGGGATACATGGCCCTGATCGGGGTAAGTATGGTGGTGTGTTTGTTATTGTCGGTGATCCTGTTTTATATTTTTAGAGTGGAGATTCACCTGTATTCGCTGGCTGCGCTTACTACCTCGTTGGGCATCATTATCGACAATGTCATTGTGATGATTGACCACTATCGCCGCTACCGAAATTTGAGGGTATTTTCGGCGCTGTTGGGCGCTACACTCACCACCTGCGCAGGCTTGGCGGTCATCTGGTTTTTGCCCGACGAAGCCCGCGTTGACTTGCTTGATTTTGCAGTAGTTATGGTCATTACACTAGGGGTTTCGCTGGTGGTTGCAGTGGGTTTTGTGCCTGCGCTGATGGACAGTTCCTCTAAGTCAATGGCATTGACTAACCCCGAGCGACAAAAGGCAACATTACCGCGTGGCGAGGCTCTTTACGGGGATATTTTACGCCTTTTGGTACGTTTTCGCAAAACGACCATTTTGTCTGGAATTTTACTATTTGGAACTCCTATCTTTCTGCTTCCCAATCAGTTAGAAAAAGAAAGTTCGTTAGCAACTTATTACAATCCACTCTTTGGGAATGAATGGTTTAACGACCAAATACGTCCCATTTTGAACAAATGGCTGGGTGGAACCCTACGGCTTTTTGTGAATTATGTGTATGAAGGTGCGTACTTTGGCAAGTCTGAACGTACAGCATTATACGTTGTAGCCGAATTACCCAACAACAGCACGATCGAACAAATGAATTTGGTCTTTAAACGGCTGGAAAACGAGCTAAAAACGTACCCCGAAGTAGACCGTTTTATCACACAGATATACAACGGGCAGCAGGGCAGCATGGTGGTTTACTTCAAGAAAAACCACGAAGACGGCTCGTTTCCGTACCAACTCAAAAACCGTACAATCGCCCTTTCTACCGAAATGAGCGGCATTAGCTGGAATATTTACGGTGTAGGGCAGGGCTTCAGTCAGTCGTTGGAAGAAAACCAAACGCCGAGTTTTAACGTACGAATGTTGGGCTATAATTATCAACAACTGGAAGACCAAGCCACCCGACTGAAAACGTTATTGGAAGTACATCCGCGCATTCAGGAGGTGAATATTAACCGGGGAATGGGGATGTTCAGCAATAAAAATCTGTACGAATACGCCCTCCAAACTCAAAACAGCAGGTTAGCAATGCACAGCACTACTCTGTCGGGTATATATGAAGGGCTTCACCAACGCAGCAATCAACCTACCGATGACATATATACGTTTATGGAAAATAAATACGAGCCCATTAAGGTAATTCCTGCGCAGGCCCGCACTTTTGACGTGTATCAGCTCAATAATCAGCTATTTCAATCGGGTTCAGCACCGTATAAACTCAGGGCTTTGGCAACTGTTACCAAAGAGAAAGTCATTCCTGAGATTTTCAAAGAAGACCAGCAATACGTTCGGATGGTGAGTTTTGAGTATTTTGGTAGCGGGCATTTCGGCGATAAATTTCTGACCAAAACCTTAGAGGAATTTCGTCCCACACTGCCGGTAGGTTATACGGTCAAAAAATCAGAATACAATTGGTTCAGTGAAGAAACCCGCACACAATACGAACTGATTGGGTTGGTAATGGTACTGATTTATATCATTTGCGCGGTTATTTTTGAGAGTTTGCTCCAGCCTTTGGCCTTGATTGGGATGATTCCGCTATCGTATGTCGGGGTGTTTTTGGCTTTTTATTGGTTCGATTACAACTTCGACCAAGGCGGTTATGCGTCTTTTGTGCTGTTGGCGGGCAATGTGGTTTGTGCGGGTATATTTATCATTACCGAATGGAATATTATGCAGAAATCCGACCCAAAAAGACCACCTTTTGCGCTGTATCTGCGCGCTGTTCACCACAAAGTACGCCCGATTTTGCTTACGGTACTCTCGACGGTTGTCGGTTTGGTACCTTTTTTGTTGTACGAAAATGAGCCTTTTTGGTTTGCTTTAGGCGTAGGAACCATCGGTGGGCTGCTCATGTCGCTACTTGTTTTGCTGTTTTTTCTGCCCGTTTTTCTGATAAAAAAAAGGGATTTTGTATCTAACGATTATATATATACGTAA
- a CDS encoding carboxypeptidase-like regulatory domain-containing protein: protein MKRWSLLLLMGAFLAGNAQTPVVRGKVVNAKGEGIPYATLLSMTDAKVGAIANEEGAFTLTVGTLVVGQKMIVSALGYADTTFTLKKDEPAQPLIIRLRERPLALPEITVRKSSGKVFLLGNPQGEMLKHSPTDYYFVKASQSGAGVGTVFSTQKRKGTIEAISVFISESRPGNYVLTVFSLDEIGTDYKLYPKHQLVPLISRPISFTASKTGWIDIENLAIMVPANYLAVLVTKVNEASEAGSALPQTSYEYRIGRQFPKGGAARHIYVFGDRYAVLAKNDDISAIYVTCRE, encoded by the coding sequence ATGAAAAGGTGGTCACTTTTGCTTTTAATGGGTGCTTTTTTGGCTGGGAATGCCCAAACGCCGGTGGTAAGAGGTAAAGTAGTCAATGCTAAAGGGGAGGGTATTCCTTACGCCACCCTTTTGAGCATGACGGATGCAAAAGTGGGGGCCATTGCCAATGAAGAAGGGGCCTTCACCCTAACCGTGGGCACCCTTGTCGTCGGTCAGAAAATGATAGTGTCGGCCTTGGGGTACGCCGACACTACCTTCACGTTGAAGAAAGATGAACCTGCCCAACCTTTGATAATCCGGCTCCGGGAGCGCCCTCTGGCATTGCCGGAAATAACGGTGCGGAAGTCCTCCGGCAAAGTGTTTCTTTTGGGCAACCCCCAAGGGGAGATGTTGAAACATTCGCCGACCGACTACTATTTTGTGAAGGCCAGCCAATCGGGGGCGGGGGTAGGAACGGTTTTTTCGACCCAAAAACGCAAAGGAACGATTGAAGCGATTTCGGTTTTTATCAGTGAGTCCCGGCCGGGCAACTACGTACTGACTGTATTTTCACTTGATGAAATAGGTACTGATTACAAATTATATCCTAAGCATCAGCTGGTCCCTTTGATCTCCCGCCCGATTTCCTTCACTGCTTCCAAGACAGGCTGGATAGATATAGAAAATCTTGCGATAATGGTTCCCGCCAATTATTTGGCGGTATTGGTCACTAAAGTAAATGAGGCATCTGAGGCGGGCAGTGCTTTACCTCAAACTTCGTATGAGTATCGTATTGGACGTCAGTTTCCTAAGGGGGGGGCGGCCCGTCATATCTATGTTTTTGGAGACCGCTATGCTGTTTTAGCAAAAAATGATGATATTTCCGCTATCTATGTTACGTGCCGCGAGTAG
- a CDS encoding efflux RND transporter periplasmic adaptor subunit, with protein sequence MKYLLIALLVTLIQCTPSQPTEEETDTANPSVSTIPVVATQTAQRKAFRWLLLSNGRVINQSASRIGFKTNGVIAQINVQNGSSVRAGQLLAQLENREQLLALRQAELQLAEARVEINDLLISQGGRKGDTTSVKADVWAYIKLRSGFERGLLALQKARNDVDNTYLRAPFGGVVANLNAKPFSAASGEFCTLLSQAAPLVEFAVLETELMAVQLGQTVAVQPVAFGERRYKGQVVEINPYVSEQGLVQLKARINGADKYLFEGMNVRVQVEKGIPNQIVVPKAAVVERSGRKVVFTYAAETDTSGLAKWNYVTIAHENDTEIALSEGIKAGDAVIVEGNLNLGHDARVRLKKKENPD encoded by the coding sequence ATGAAATATCTGCTTATTGCTTTACTGGTTACGTTAATACAATGCACTCCCTCCCAACCCACGGAGGAAGAAACCGATACAGCCAACCCCTCTGTCAGTACCATTCCTGTAGTAGCCACCCAAACTGCCCAACGCAAGGCGTTTCGGTGGCTGTTGCTGTCAAATGGGCGGGTGATTAATCAGAGTGCATCAAGGATCGGTTTTAAAACCAACGGGGTTATCGCTCAAATCAATGTACAAAACGGCTCGTCTGTGCGGGCAGGGCAACTCTTGGCCCAACTCGAAAACCGTGAGCAACTGCTGGCCCTGCGCCAAGCCGAGCTTCAACTCGCAGAGGCTCGTGTCGAGATCAACGATCTGCTCATCTCACAGGGAGGTCGCAAGGGAGATACCACTTCCGTTAAGGCCGATGTATGGGCCTATATCAAACTCCGCAGCGGTTTCGAGCGGGGGCTGTTGGCGTTGCAAAAAGCCCGCAATGATGTGGATAATACTTACTTACGGGCACCTTTTGGCGGTGTGGTGGCCAATCTCAACGCTAAACCCTTCAGTGCTGCTTCGGGGGAGTTTTGTACGCTGCTGAGTCAGGCCGCGCCTTTGGTGGAGTTTGCGGTACTCGAAACCGAGCTCATGGCCGTGCAGTTGGGCCAAACGGTGGCGGTGCAACCCGTGGCATTTGGCGAGCGCCGCTACAAGGGGCAGGTGGTAGAGATCAACCCCTACGTGAGCGAGCAGGGATTGGTGCAGCTAAAGGCCCGCATCAACGGGGCCGATAAGTACCTCTTTGAGGGCATGAACGTGCGGGTACAGGTAGAGAAAGGCATTCCCAACCAAATCGTGGTACCCAAAGCGGCGGTGGTGGAGCGGAGCGGTCGCAAGGTAGTATTTACCTACGCCGCCGAAACCGACACGAGCGGCCTCGCCAAATGGAACTACGTGACCATCGCCCACGAAAACGATACCGAAATTGCCCTCAGCGAAGGCATCAAAGCAGGCGATGCGGTGATAGTAGAAGGAAACCTGAATTTGGGGCACGATGCGCGGGTGAGGTTAAAGAAAAAAGAAAATCCTGATTGA
- a CDS encoding 6-bladed beta-propeller gives MGRFTCLASVNTNSLICYEGNSFRYHLHRIGGGMGEYLTLHAFAIDTLKNELMIYDRTQFKVCYYDLKSGNFKCEQKYRRWVSNIEFLDAAHQVITMDYDEKSYLQVVDREFNHLQASLATEYPLITDAVFPASFSYIDSSLYYAEPFNEVIYRITNKAIVPYLKIDFGTSVFPKTNWKSTDTEQVEQRLQKGEYAFMVNLVSERNNVINFFHYYTPTSHHLVRYNQKTGHTEQFKNVSEEIKENSIPFPMACYQNMYLKPVYPDELNRSNPTLWWNRSDILRNIPVGTEANTILLLNYRLAQ, from the coding sequence ATGGGTAGGTTTACCTGTTTAGCTTCGGTCAATACAAATTCATTGATCTGCTACGAAGGAAATTCCTTCCGGTATCATTTACACCGTATTGGTGGCGGGATGGGGGAGTACCTCACACTGCATGCTTTTGCCATTGATACGCTTAAAAATGAATTGATGATCTATGATCGAACACAATTTAAAGTTTGTTACTATGATTTAAAAAGTGGGAATTTTAAATGCGAACAGAAGTATAGGCGCTGGGTATCAAATATTGAGTTTTTGGATGCTGCCCATCAGGTAATTACAATGGACTATGATGAGAAAAGCTACCTGCAGGTCGTTGATCGGGAATTCAACCATTTACAGGCTTCATTGGCAACGGAGTATCCGCTCATTACGGACGCTGTTTTTCCCGCCAGTTTCAGCTACATTGATTCTTCCCTTTATTATGCCGAACCCTTCAATGAAGTCATTTATAGAATTACGAATAAGGCAATTGTTCCGTATTTGAAAATAGATTTTGGAACGTCGGTTTTCCCAAAAACAAACTGGAAATCTACTGATACCGAGCAGGTAGAGCAACGCCTTCAAAAGGGGGAGTATGCGTTTATGGTTAATCTTGTCAGTGAGCGCAACAATGTTATTAATTTTTTTCATTACTATACACCCACTTCGCACCACTTGGTTAGGTACAATCAAAAAACAGGGCATACCGAACAATTTAAGAATGTCTCGGAAGAGATAAAGGAGAACTCCATCCCCTTCCCAATGGCCTGCTATCAAAATATGTATCTAAAACCGGTCTATCCGGATGAACTGAATCGAAGTAATCCAACCCTCTGGTGGAATCGCTCGGACATCTTACGTAACATACCAGTCGGTACAGAGGCTAACACTATTTTATTGTTAAACTATCGTCTTGCTCAATGA
- a CDS encoding response regulator transcription factor encodes MTPRDKFFEYDGQRISYREGEVLLACAQGLTIEQTAKKLFISQHTVKTHREKLRLRFSLQGYTKLVWFATKLQPELEKWIK; translated from the coding sequence ATGACCCCACGTGACAAATTTTTTGAATACGACGGCCAACGAATCTCTTACCGCGAAGGCGAAGTGCTTTTGGCTTGCGCTCAGGGATTGACCATTGAGCAAACCGCAAAAAAACTATTTATTAGTCAACATACCGTAAAGACTCACCGCGAGAAACTTCGCCTGCGTTTTTCATTGCAAGGATACACGAAACTGGTGTGGTTTGCTACAAAATTGCAGCCGGAACTCGAAAAATGGATAAAGTAA
- a CDS encoding helix-turn-helix domain-containing protein, which translates to MLKDKKILLINVEGATRLRDYFRALQAEATMYESCTVGEVLPISVREQADFVIIEVTHENSMEIARLFAKNAPLTRIIVLTALSQAAAVVVANVQMHALLLSGCVFDEYLTCLWQISEGYFYFSEGLQRQMARKQVKTTGNLVFFDVLSSREREVLSLLCEGFTNAQIGLSLFISAETVKNHKINIMEKLHLKTNNDLLLWVGEIRKEWREHFGIK; encoded by the coding sequence ATGCTTAAAGATAAAAAAATACTGCTGATTAATGTAGAGGGCGCTACGCGCTTGAGGGATTATTTCAGGGCATTGCAGGCCGAGGCCACAATGTATGAATCATGTACGGTTGGGGAGGTATTGCCCATCAGTGTGAGGGAACAGGCGGATTTTGTCATCATCGAAGTGACCCATGAAAACAGCATGGAGATTGCGCGCTTATTTGCCAAAAATGCGCCGCTGACCCGAATCATTGTATTGACGGCCTTATCGCAGGCAGCGGCGGTTGTGGTGGCCAATGTACAAATGCACGCACTGTTGTTGTCGGGATGCGTCTTTGATGAATACCTGACCTGTTTGTGGCAAATAAGTGAGGGGTATTTTTATTTTAGCGAAGGCTTGCAGCGACAAATGGCACGTAAGCAGGTTAAAACGACCGGCAACTTGGTCTTCTTTGACGTTCTCAGCAGCAGAGAACGGGAAGTGTTATCGCTGCTGTGTGAAGGTTTTACCAATGCACAAATTGGATTGAGTTTGTTTATCAGTGCTGAAACGGTCAAAAACCACAAGATAAACATCATGGAAAAACTACATTTAAAGACCAATAACGACCTGCTGCTTTGGGTAGGCGAAATAAGAAAAGAATGGCGAGAGCACTTTGGCATAAAATAG
- a CDS encoding DUF4221 family protein, whose product MKNLSYINTLLYCYLVALAISCSSKEDNKDKKNISATLKTIKEIKIPIDKSVAIYSSTVDYIEEGGRSYIFKTNYNDLLFIDIKDKKIAKRLSFPEQGPNGVGNISQAYYHANDSIFLLTDPYRIIHVNSKLEKVNNYRLDANTEAGQRGIYPQNNNKIIFYNNSIIGFMQPKVHPNKKAMLLNTEAFVSLNCNTKDAIPLPLKFPELLQDPNDTWDFIHFRPTTILVGQQLIVSFPASDSIYLFSLETNKVKRFSGKSRHYSGKILPLSSNSFKASIDAYKSTHAYFLLKYDKFRKLFYRFVLFPTEEKTNNYSLENLVLMKPFSVQIFNEKFELIGETEIFKANTFNFVDCFVSREGLLISNNHPKNPKTNEDFLSYSLFAISKLQ is encoded by the coding sequence ATGAAAAATTTAAGCTATATAAATACTTTATTATATTGTTACCTTGTAGCTCTGGCAATATCATGTTCTAGTAAAGAAGATAATAAAGATAAAAAAAATATATCGGCAACTTTAAAAACAATAAAAGAAATCAAAATTCCCATTGATAAAAGTGTTGCTATTTACAGTAGTACAGTAGATTATATAGAAGAAGGTGGTAGAAGTTACATTTTCAAAACAAACTATAATGATTTATTATTTATAGATATTAAAGATAAAAAAATAGCAAAAAGACTTAGCTTTCCCGAGCAAGGACCAAACGGGGTTGGCAATATATCTCAGGCCTATTATCACGCTAATGACTCTATTTTTCTTTTAACAGACCCCTATCGTATAATCCATGTTAATTCAAAATTAGAGAAAGTAAACAATTACCGATTAGATGCCAATACCGAAGCTGGGCAACGAGGCATCTATCCTCAAAACAACAATAAAATTATATTTTATAACAATTCAATTATTGGGTTTATGCAGCCTAAAGTACATCCCAATAAAAAAGCAATGTTATTGAATACTGAGGCATTTGTATCTTTAAATTGCAATACAAAAGATGCTATACCTTTGCCATTAAAATTTCCAGAATTATTACAAGACCCTAATGATACCTGGGATTTTATACATTTTCGACCGACAACTATTTTGGTTGGCCAACAATTAATTGTATCATTTCCTGCAAGTGACAGTATTTATCTTTTTTCTTTGGAAACAAATAAAGTTAAAAGATTCAGTGGCAAAAGTCGCCATTATTCTGGTAAAATTTTACCATTATCAAGTAATTCATTTAAAGCTTCGATTGATGCATATAAATCTACCCATGCTTATTTCTTACTTAAATATGATAAATTTAGGAAGCTATTTTACAGATTTGTGCTTTTTCCAACAGAAGAAAAAACTAACAATTATTCTTTAGAAAATCTGGTATTGATGAAACCTTTTAGTGTTCAAATTTTCAATGAAAAGTTTGAATTGATAGGGGAAACGGAAATCTTTAAAGCAAATACCTTTAATTTTGTCGATTGCTTTGTTTCAAGAGAAGGTCTTTTGATATCAAATAATCATCCTAAAAATCCAAAGACAAATGAAGATTTTTTATCTTATAGTTTATTTGCTATTTCTAAGTTGCAATAA
- a CDS encoding DUF433 domain-containing protein has protein sequence MDIQHIISINSEILSGTPVFTGTRVPIETLFWHLEDGISLDSFLQDFPSVKREQAVGLLEMAQKTVVSPKFLQWIHQMGA, from the coding sequence ATGGACATTCAACACATTATTTCGATTAACTCAGAGATTCTATCGGGAACTCCCGTTTTTACGGGAACTCGTGTACCTATTGAAACCTTGTTTTGGCATTTAGAAGACGGAATTTCATTAGATAGCTTTTTGCAGGATTTTCCATCTGTAAAAAGAGAGCAGGCCGTTGGTTTATTGGAAATGGCCCAAAAAACAGTTGTCTCACCAAAATTTCTTCAATGGATTCATCAAATGGGTGCTTGA